In Arachis hypogaea cultivar Tifrunner chromosome 2, arahy.Tifrunner.gnm2.J5K5, whole genome shotgun sequence, a genomic segment contains:
- the LOC112735337 gene encoding ethylene-responsive transcription factor RAP2-12-like, producing the protein MCGGAIISDFIPGGSAAAASRSRRVTADILWPNLRKPVRKSGKRRDGAGAGVVAVDDDFEADFREFKDDSDIDEDEDYDVDDVVGGGSVKGFGSFGSTKTAKPQLKARGPAAVKSMEPSGQVEKSAKRKRKNQFRGIRQRPWGKWAAEIRDPRKGVRVWLGTFSTAEEAARAYDAEARRIRGKKAKVNFPEEVPAASSKRFKPHPEMQLPKEKMNCAKPKLNNQMFDFGNELGDFYSQLDQVEQKPLINQYANMESFPGNGLLNASDDVAAYFTSEHSSNSFEYSDLSWGEQGPKTPEISSMLSAPVEVQGVAKQEKNMVQPNNTQADSAKTLSEELADMESQLKFFDTPYLDASWNDTSLESFLGVDSTQDVGNPMNLWSFDDLPSVGGGVF; encoded by the exons ATGTGTGGAGGTGCTATTATCTCCGACTTCATTCCCGGCGGTTCCGCCGCCGCGGCGTCGCGTTCACGGCGGGTTACGGCGGACATCCTGTGGCCAAACCTGAGGAAGCCAGTGAGAAAGTCCGGCAAGAGGAGGGACGGTGCCGGCGCCGGTGTGGTGGCGGTTGATGATGACTTTGAGGCTGATTTCAGAGAGTTTAAGGATGACTCTGACATCGACGAGGACGAGGATTATGATGTTGATGATGTCGTTGGCGGTGGTTCTGTCAAGGGTTTTGGATCATTCGGTTCAACCAAAACCGCCAAGCCTCAGCTCAAAGCTCGTG GACCTGCTGCTGTGAAATCCATGGAgccaagtggacaggttgagaaATCTGctaagagaaagaggaagaaccAGTTTCGGGGAATCCGTCAGCGTCCATGGGGGAAATGGGCGGCTGAGATCCGCGACCCGAGAAAGGGTGTTCGTGTCTGGCTTGGGACATTCAGCACTGCTGAAGAAGCCGCAAGGGCTTATGATGCTGAAGCAAGGAGGATCCGTGGCAAGAAAGCCAAGGTGAACTTCCCTGAGGAGGTTCCAGCCGCGTCCTCAAAGAGGTTCAAGCCACATCCCGAAATGCAGCTCCCTAAGGAGAAAATGAACTGTGCTAAGCCCAAACTGAACAACCAGATGTTTGACTTTGGTAACGAACTCGGGGACTTCTACTCTCAGTTGGATCAGGTGGAACAGAAGCCTCTGATTAACCAATATGCTAACATGGAGTCATTCCCCGGAAATGGACTTTTAAATGCATCTGATGATGTGGCTGCTTATTTCACTTCAGAACACTCGAGCAATTCATTTGAGTATTCCGACCTTTCATGGGGCGAGCAGGGCCCGAAGACTCCCGAGATATCATCCATGCTCTCGGCTCCCGTCGAAGTGCAGGGTGTGGCTAAGCAAGAGAAGAACATGGTGCAGCCTAACAACACTCAAGCTGACTCTGCAAAGACACTATCCGAGGAGCTTGCAGATATGGAATCACAGCTGAAGTTCTTCGATACTCCTTACCTCGATGCAAGCTGGAACGATACTTCATTGGAATCCTTCCTTGGTGTGGACTCAACACAGGATGTTGGAAACCCAATGAACCTTTGGAGCTTCGATGACCTCCCTTCCGTGGGAGGCGGAGTCTTCTAA